CTCCCCTGGATGCAGTTGCGGGATCAAGCAGCTTTCCAACCACACCTCAAAAACAACGCGATTACAGGAACCCTCCACTGTAAAGGGCGCGATGAGGTCTCCATCCCGATACCCCGCAATCCTATTCACCCGTCCCTGACGCCGACCCGATTTCATCGCATAGAACCGTTCTCC
The Candidatus Obscuribacterales bacterium genome window above contains:
- a CDS encoding transposase; the protein is MFQASVTYVDESGMDERDTYGYGYSPIGERFYAMKSGRRQGRVNRIAGYRDGDLIAPFTVEGSCNRVVFEVWLESCLIPQLHPGE